The sequence below is a genomic window from Rhodococcus sp. 4CII.
ACTCGCCGACGTACGCCGGGTGGTGCACACCGCCCGGCGTCCCGGCGATGTTGCGGTCGACCTCGACACCGGCGCGGGTCTGGTCGAGGCGCTGTCTGGGTGCCGGGGCGTGTACGTCATCGCGCCCAACGTGCATCCCGACGAGCCGGCGATCGTGCGGCGTGTTCTCGCGGCCGCCGCCGATACCGGCGTCGAGCATGTCGTCTACCACTCCGTGGCGTGGCCGTACACCCCGGCGATGCCCCACCACGTCGACAAGGCGGTGTGCGAGGACCTCCTGCGGACCTCCGGACTGCGATGGACCGTCCTGCAACCGTGCGCCTACGTCGAGAACTTCGGTGCGGTCCTGGACGGTTCGGCAAGCACCGTCGAACTGCCCTACAGTCCCGACGCGACGTTCTCGTTCGTCCGGCTCGCCGACGTCGCGGAGGTGGCCGCGCGAGTGCTGGTGGAGGGCCCCGACATTCACCACGGCGCCACCTACGAACTCGGCGGCCCGGAGCCCCTCAGCGTGCGGGATCTGTGCGACCGGGCGAGTGTTCCGGTGTCGGTGAAGCAGGTGCCGGTCACCGAGTGGATGTCGCGGCACAGTCGCGACCTCACGGCCGACGGTCGTGCGCGATTGTCCGCGATGTTCGAGTTCTACGACCGGCACGGCTTCGTCGCGGGCAACGCCGTGTTCGAGTCGCTGCTGGGTCGCCCTCCCACGTGAGCGGCAAAGCGTGCCGGGCACACTTTGCCGCTCGCCTGTGGGTCAGACGCCGATCCGGCCGCCCGACTTCCACACCGCCACGACCGCGGGACGGGGCTGCGCATCGCCGCCGTCGGGCCAGTGTGACGCCGGGTTGTCGGCGCTCGCGTCGTCCAGTTCGCCCGGGTGCTGCACGCACACCGTGACCCGGTTCTCGCCGACGATCGGCCCGCACGTCTCGGCGCCCTTCGGGACGGTGAGGAACTGCTTGGTCTCGCCGCGGTTCGGGCCGTCGAGGACCACGCTGAACAGGCCGTCGTTCGACTTCAGTGCGTTGCCGTCGGTGGAGATCCACAGGTTGCCGTGCGGGTCGAACGCCAGGTTGTCGGGGCAGGAGATCGGGCTGACACTCTCCTTGTCGAAGCCGCCGAAGTAGGTGTCGGCTGCCGTCGGGTCGCCGCACACGAGCAGCAGGTTCCACGTGAACGCGGTGCCGGCGTGGTCGTCGGTGAGTTCGAGGACCTGTCCGTTCTTGTTGTTGTTCCGCGGGTTGGCCTCGTCGGCGGCCGCCGCACCGTCGACGCCGCGCTTGGTGTTGTTCGTCAGCGCCACGTACACCTTGCCTGTGGTCGGGCTGGGCTCGAAGTCCTCGGGACGGTCCATCTTGGTGGCACCCACCTTGTCGCCCGCCTGCCGGGTGAACACCGCCACCTCTTCGGCGCTCATGCCGTCGACGAGCGACTCCCCCTTGCCGTCCTCACCGGTGCGCAGCAGCGGGATCCACTCACCGGTGCCGTCGAACGCGCCGCTGGACGGCACCGTCCCCGACCCGTCGATCTCGTCCGCCGAGTTGCCGCTGAATTTCGCGACGTACAGGGTGCCCGCATCGAGCAGCGTCATGTTGTGACGCACCGCGGCCTGGCTGTTGCCGTCCATCGCCTTGCGGCTGGACACGAACTTGTACATGTAGTCGAAACGCTCGTCGTCGCCGCTGTACGCCACGACGGTGCCGTCGTCGGTGACGTGGATGGTGGCGGCCTCGTGCTTGAACCGGCCCAGCGCGGTGTGCTTGACGGGCGCGGACGTCGCATCCCACGGGTTGACCTCGACGACGTAGCCGAAGCGGTTGACCTCGTTCGGCTCCTGGGCGACGTCGAATCGCTTGTCGAAGCGCTCCCATTTGCGTTCGGAGGCAGCACCTTCCACGCCGTACCGCTTCAGCCGGGCGGCGACGGCGGGGTCGGTGACCAGTTCGGCGTTCGCG
It includes:
- a CDS encoding PhoX family phosphatase yields the protein MRSKPLALFVNHDGVSSRASVTCQYKCGNACSHDVPNTSQGEYFRDIARTALSRRGMLRGTGMAVLAVGAGTALVACSDDSGNGSSSAADGSNGSAPAGTNFDAVAPNTEDALVVPEGYEQAVVIRWGDPVLPGAPAFDFDNQTAQAQAQQFGFNNDFAGLLPVDGQPNTFLLVVNHEYTTEPFMFKGYDAENPSPEQFQTALAAHGLSVVQVKGESASGALTPDFGAYNRRITATTEFVVTGPAAGSDFLKTSADPTGTKVLGTLNNCSGGVTPWGTVLSGEENFNQYFANAELVTDPAVAARLKRYGVEGAASERKWERFDKRFDVAQEPNEVNRFGYVVEVNPWDATSAPVKHTALGRFKHEAATIHVTDDGTVVAYSGDDERFDYMYKFVSSRKAMDGNSQAAVRHNMTLLDAGTLYVAKFSGNSADEIDGSGTVPSSGAFDGTGEWIPLLRTGEDGKGESLVDGMSAEEVAVFTRQAGDKVGATKMDRPEDFEPSPTTGKVYVALTNNTKRGVDGAAAADEANPRNNNKNGQVLELTDDHAGTAFTWNLLLVCGDPTAADTYFGGFDKESVSPISCPDNLAFDPHGNLWISTDGNALKSNDGLFSVVLDGPNRGETKQFLTVPKGAETCGPIVGENRVTVCVQHPGELDDASADNPASHWPDGGDAQPRPAVVAVWKSGGRIGV
- a CDS encoding NmrA family NAD(P)-binding protein, encoding MTGFLSRGAEIAVVGAAGKTGAAVVAALEGLADVRRVVHTARRPGDVAVDLDTGAGLVEALSGCRGVYVIAPNVHPDEPAIVRRVLAAAADTGVEHVVYHSVAWPYTPAMPHHVDKAVCEDLLRTSGLRWTVLQPCAYVENFGAVLDGSASTVELPYSPDATFSFVRLADVAEVAARVLVEGPDIHHGATYELGGPEPLSVRDLCDRASVPVSVKQVPVTEWMSRHSRDLTADGRARLSAMFEFYDRHGFVAGNAVFESLLGRPPT